Proteins encoded in a region of the Trichosurus vulpecula isolate mTriVul1 chromosome 9, mTriVul1.pri, whole genome shotgun sequence genome:
- the LOC118832082 gene encoding LOW QUALITY PROTEIN: centrosomal protein of 170 kDa protein B-like (The sequence of the model RefSeq protein was modified relative to this genomic sequence to represent the inferred CDS: substituted 2 bases at 2 genomic stop codons): MRLLSKKLTVKKCLPITNHKAGDLVPTLPSRTQRLLPXLPPSDKAESPMLPGLMGPEPYPEVTKRNAAKQAASESXENPVDHLFMQEDLDPDSLSDGSQSNDGLGPEERKSNSAQRLEWPRGQQHSPVAELQHSKPKTAGEPAPMSFYIGDENKEPSFPSKLCPSPPPSRTNKEPVDQESSPLWPIRSSPSLRSRAKEENGTYISMTGKMTIYLQTNQSPEQDSSAVVAKEALSFVRQESFTKEWASSGIAPNRLPHISSHALLKDLEAAWMDYHTQDTHLILKETETETALAALEAKILAKSPGEDARNTPTQAEDSLSGDSDVDTSSTVSLLSGKNGSSQNQKGKVAVGNGSQKERPSSTPSVQDSSNGGLVPSARERLSEKQRRPGPAPEGTRRFQVKRNNGTRGSVDFTDEERGSGHTHTSGPDTVTSEPEHQPAATLRPTPRTKPSAPSPSPSATKEEHGRASANMQKVQQILTRSNSLSTPRPTRASKLRLARLGDTSDNEGAENERATASNPEATTKQATEGKKLSRLDILAMPRKRAGSFTVPSDLESGPARTGFSGRSVESYYSSRKPTMSEARAAARKTAAAVAAAKQPFNRAHSGSARYSSSSNSRRRQQGSDCTSTSEEEYGSTHSSPKHKSSHASTATQTPRATGQGRPRPYNGRDTDADDEEDEPEHYNFIVQTAEIAEIARLSQTLMKDVAILAREIQDVTGDGDSQSSSGTGRGTSLSSVPSTPASTISAREELVQHIPEASLNFQNVPPGAMGLKDFDEKMNDNRDDNYAWRTRPRNREEVIFDNLMLNPVSQLSHKIRETTENLAEKMKILFQNTERTWEDMEAKINSENEVPILKTSNKEISSILKELRRVQKQLEVINAIIDPTGNLDIMTGNRLLLGSTLRPANKVRTAISPAPPPEEVGGSLTPSMKNHTQNSTCSSTRLQDAAFLSEAEKFVI; this comes from the coding sequence atgaggcttttatccAAGAAACTTACCGTTAAGAAATGTCTCCCAATCACCAACCACAAAGCTGGGGATTTGGTGCCAACTTTGCCTTCCAGAACACAGAGACTACTCCCCTAATTACCCCCAAGTGACAAAGCAGAAAGTCCTATGCTGCCTGGATTAATGGGGCCAGAACCCTATCCTGAAGTCACCAAGAGAAATGCAGCCAAGCAAGCAGCCTCAGAGTCCTAGGAGAACCCGGTAGACCACTTGTTCATGCAAGAAGATCTAGACCCAGACAGTCTCAGTGATGGAAGCCAATCAAATGATGGtcttgggcctgaggagagaaagagTAATAGTGCCCAGAGGCTAGAGTGGCCCAGGGGCCAGCAGCATTCACCAGTGGCAGAGCTTCAACATTCCAAACCCAAGACAGCAGGGGAGCCAGCCCCCATGTCCTTCTACATTGGAGATGAGAACAAGGAGCCCAGCTTCCCCTCCAAACTCTGCCCAAGTCCTCCACCATCCCGAACCAACAAGGAACCTGTGGATCAGGAGTCGTCCCCCTTGTGGCCAATCAGAAGTTCCCCTTCCCTGAGGTCCAGAGCCAAGGAGGAGAATGGTACATATATCAGCATGACAGGGAAGATGACTATTTACCTACAGACCAATCAGTCACCAGAACAAGATAGTTCAGCAGTGGTGGCAAAGGAGGCCCTATCCTTTGTCCGTCAAGAGAGCTTTACCAAAGAGTGGGCAAGCAGCGGCATTGCCCCCAACAGGCTCCCCCACATATCTAGCCATGCCCTCCTGAAGGACTTGGAGGCTGCCTGGATGGACTACCATACTCAGGATACACACTTAATCCTGAAGGAGACTGAGACGGAGACGGCTCTTGCAGCTTTGGAAGCGAAGATCCTTGCCAAGTCCCCCGGGGAGGATGCCAGGAACACTCCCACACAGGCAGAGGATTCCTTATCAGGTGACTCTGATGTGGACACATCTAGCACTGTTAGCCTTCTCAGTGGGAAGAATGGGTCCAGCCAGAACCAGAAGGGCAAGGTGGCTGTGGGCAATGGCTCACAGAAAGAACGGCCATCATCTACACCTTCAGTCCAGGATTCTAGCAATGGTGGTCTTGTGCCCAGCGCCCGAGAGCGGCTCTCAGAGAAGCAGCGTCGCCCAGGGCCAGCCCCAGAAGGAACGCGTCGCTTCCAGGTTAAACGTAACAATGGAACTCGTGGATCTGtggactttacagatgaggagcggGGCTCAGGTCACACCCACACATCTGGTCCAGATACTGTCACTTCAGAACCTGAACATCAGCCGGCAGCAACACTCAGACCCACACCCAGGACGAAGCCCTCAgccccatctccttctccttcagCCACTAAGGAAGAACATGGCCGGGCATCTGCCAACATGCAGAAGGTGCAACAGATTCTCACAAGGTCTAATAGCCTGTCAACCCCACGGCCCACTCGGGCCTCGAAGCTTAGGCTGGCTAGGCTTGGGGATACCTCAGACAATGAGGGAGCTGAGAATGAAAGGGCCACCGCATCCAACCCTGAGGCCACCACCAAGCAGGCCACAGAGGGCAAGAAGCTGTCCCGCCTGGACATTCTTGCCATGCCCCGGAAAAGGGCTGGCTCATTTACAGTGCCCAGCGATCTGGAGTCAGGCCCAGCCCGGACAGGCTTCTCTGGAAGGAGTGTTGAGTCCTACTACTCAAGCCGGAAGCCAACCATGTCAGAAGCTCGAGCAGCAGCCAGGAAAACAGCAGCAGCTGTGGCTGCCGCAAAACAGCCTTTCAACAGGGCTCACTCAGGCAGCGCCCGATACTCATCCTCTTCTAACTCGCGGAGGAGGCAGCAGGGTTCAGATTGCACATCCACCTCGGAGGAGGAATACGGCTCCACCCACAGTTCTCCCAAACACAAAAGCTCCCATGCCTCAACAGCCACTCAAACTCCGAGGGCCACTGGCCAGGGCCGGCCTAGACCCTATAATGGGCGGGACACGGATGCGGATGATGAGGAAGACGAGCCTGAGCACTACAACTTCATTGTACAGACGGCAGAGATCGCTGAGATTGCCAGGTTAAGCCAGACTCTGATGAAAGATGTTGCCATCCTCGCGAGAGAGATCCAGGATGTGACTGGGGATGGAGACTCCCAGAGCTCCTCAGGAACTGGCCGTGGCACCTCACTCAGCTCTGTCCCCAGCACCCCAgcctccactatctctgccagaGAGGAGCTGGTACAGCACATCCCAGAGGCCAGCCTCAATTTCCAAAACGTGCCACCTGGTGCCATGGGTTTGAAGGACTTCGACGAGAAAATGAATGACAATCGGGATGACAATTATGCTTGGAGGACACGGCCCAGAAACCGAGAAGAGGTGATCTTTGATAACCTGATGCTGAATCCTGTTTCCCAGTTATCGCACAAAATCCGGGAGACCACGGAAAATCTTGCAGAGAAAATGAAGATTCTCTTCCAGAACACAGAGAGGACCTGGGAAGACATGGAAGCCAAGATCAACTCGGAGAATGAAGTGCCCATCCTGAAGACATCTAACAAGGAGATCAGCTCCATTCTGAAGGAACTAAGGAGAGTCCAGAAACAGCTAGAAGTTATCAATGCAATCATTGACCCTACTGGGAACTTGGATATCATGACTGGCAACAGGCTATTATTGGGGTCAACGCTAAGGCCAGCCAATAAGGTCAGGACTGCAATTagcccagcccctcctcctgagGAAGTGGGGGGCTCCCTGACACCATCCATGAAAAACCACACCCAGAACTCCACTTGCAGCTCAACCCGACTCCAGGATGCCGCCTTCCTTTCCGAGGCAGAGAAGTTTGTCATATGA